A genomic stretch from Chitinophaga lutea includes:
- a CDS encoding FtsX-like permease family protein, with the protein MQFYQLLKKIIRTGVGKGRFWMAAIGLGIAMLLILVALQVHHNFSELLYSEKNQNERADFLVINKKITNSMMGRPDLTTFTKAELDDFAAQPFVQGLGVITAAQFNVKMVADQLGFSTEMFFEAVPDSFIDVKSDEWKWQPGQMVIPVIVPRDFVDMFNFGFALGNSIPQFSEETIKTLSPGIVISQGIRTGQFAGKIAGFSDRISTVLVPQSFMDWANSVYGAGAAKAPSRIIIKTKDPSSTVLADYLEKHGFSTDTEKTKYSKIRGIVQVIVSVVGFFGLVLLMFALLVFSMFIQLVIASCKKEIRLLITLGAAPRQLQGYLLKQFVPMYLVIGVLALVLVAGLQWWVSGILAKHNMFVPQIPSIAAILATVGILALVYLVNLFSVKKHIAGM; encoded by the coding sequence ATGCAGTTTTACCAGTTACTCAAAAAAATCATCCGCACCGGTGTGGGCAAAGGTCGGTTCTGGATGGCGGCCATCGGCCTGGGAATAGCGATGCTGCTGATCCTGGTGGCGCTGCAGGTGCATCATAATTTTTCAGAATTATTATACAGCGAAAAAAACCAGAACGAGCGGGCCGACTTCCTGGTGATCAATAAAAAAATCACCAACAGCATGATGGGCCGCCCCGATCTCACCACTTTCACCAAAGCCGAACTCGACGATTTTGCCGCGCAGCCTTTTGTGCAGGGCCTGGGCGTGATCACGGCCGCGCAGTTCAATGTCAAGATGGTGGCCGATCAGCTGGGCTTTTCCACCGAAATGTTTTTTGAAGCGGTACCGGACAGTTTTATCGATGTAAAAAGCGACGAGTGGAAATGGCAGCCGGGCCAGATGGTGATACCGGTAATTGTGCCCCGCGATTTCGTGGACATGTTCAACTTCGGGTTTGCGCTGGGCAACAGCATTCCCCAGTTTTCCGAAGAAACCATCAAAACCCTCAGCCCGGGCATCGTGATCAGCCAGGGTATCCGTACCGGACAGTTTGCCGGAAAAATCGCCGGCTTTTCGGATCGTATTTCCACCGTGCTGGTGCCGCAGTCGTTTATGGACTGGGCCAACAGCGTATATGGCGCCGGCGCGGCCAAAGCGCCTTCCCGCATCATCATCAAAACAAAAGACCCCAGCAGCACCGTGCTGGCGGATTACCTCGAAAAACACGGGTTTTCGACGGACACCGAAAAAACCAAATACAGTAAAATACGCGGCATCGTGCAGGTGATCGTGAGCGTGGTCGGCTTTTTCGGCCTGGTGCTGCTGATGTTTGCCCTGCTGGTGTTCAGCATGTTTATCCAGCTGGTGATCGCCTCGTGCAAAAAGGAGATACGCCTGCTCATCACGCTGGGCGCCGCGCCGCGGCAATTGCAGGGTTACCTGCTGAAACAGTTCGTGCCGATGTACCTCGTGATCGGTGTGCTCGCGCTCGTGCTGGTAGCGGGCCTGCAGTGGTGGGTGTCGGGCATACTGGCCAAACACAACATGTTCGTGCCGCAGATCCCTTCCATCGCTGCCATACTGGCTACTGTGGGTATCCTGGCGCTCGTGTATCTCGTCAACCTGTTTTCCGTCAAAAAACATATCGCGGGCATGTAA
- a CDS encoding ATP-binding cassette domain-containing protein, which translates to MQIALSAVVPVPLREKVMQQQSDIWNRDITFNPGQFIKIKAPSGTGKTTLVHYLYHIRYDYTGTVSIDGKPWAAYSGDQLAAMRQQQISVIFQDLRLFDQLTALENVELKRVMQPQPMYTQEKVHEFAARLGVSHVLNQSGATLSYGERQRIAIIRSLMQPFQWLMMDEPFSHLDEANTAKAAQLIAEECRKRNAGLILTDLDHDNHFDYTVTHLL; encoded by the coding sequence ATGCAGATCGCTTTATCTGCGGTGGTGCCCGTGCCGCTTCGCGAAAAGGTGATGCAGCAGCAATCGGACATCTGGAACCGCGACATTACATTCAACCCCGGGCAATTTATCAAAATCAAAGCGCCCTCGGGCACCGGCAAAACCACGCTGGTGCACTATCTCTATCATATCCGGTACGACTATACGGGTACGGTGAGCATAGACGGCAAACCATGGGCGGCTTATTCCGGCGACCAGCTGGCCGCCATGCGCCAGCAGCAGATCAGCGTCATTTTCCAGGACCTCCGTTTGTTCGATCAGCTCACCGCGCTTGAGAACGTGGAATTGAAAAGAGTGATGCAGCCGCAGCCGATGTATACACAGGAAAAAGTGCATGAATTCGCGGCCCGGCTGGGCGTGAGCCATGTGCTGAACCAGAGCGGCGCCACATTGTCGTACGGCGAACGGCAGCGCATCGCCATCATCCGGTCGCTGATGCAGCCCTTCCAATGGCTGATGATGGACGAGCCTTTCAGCCACCTCGACGAAGCCAATACCGCCAAGGCGGCGCAGCTGATTGCCGAAGAATGCCGCAAACGCAACGCTGGTCTCATTCTTACCGACCTCGATCACGACAACCATTTTGATTACACCGTAACCCATCTTTTATAA
- a CDS encoding amidohydrolase family protein, which yields MKKILLLLFTVCGALPGLAQKTILHCGTLIDGVSDQPRRQMSVIVEGKKITAVQAGYATPAAGDKVIDLKQQTVMPGWMDMHVHLEAETSKTLYADKFTQNPADLAYMSVRYAERTLMTGFTTVRDLGGTGVNIALRNAINKGLITGPRIFTAGKSIATTGGHADPTNGFRKDLMGDPGPEAGVANGPDECRKAVRQAYKNGADLIKITATGGVLSVAKDGSSPQFTDEELAAIVSTARDYNMKVAAHAHGTEGIKRAIRAGVNSIEHGTQMDEEGMSLAIKNGTWYVPTITAGRSVADSAKIPGYYPEIVKPKAQAIGPQIQGTFSKAWKKGVKIAFGTDAGVFMHGRNWLEFTYMTEGGMPAMDAIKSATSKAAELLGVQDQLGSIAPGKTADFTAVDGDPLKDIQAMGKVSFVMKDGLIFKHGTANLLSVQNNKTMADTKKFVHVVNFYLKPGLSAADVKKFEEGVSSLGKIETLLVFNVGKPANTDRPVIDKSYSYCLLTVFNSEAGHDIYQEHPVHLEFIKNCNHLWEKVVVFDSETIGQ from the coding sequence ATGAAAAAGATCCTCTTGCTTTTATTCACCGTATGCGGTGCGCTGCCCGGGCTGGCGCAAAAAACCATTTTACATTGCGGTACCCTGATCGACGGAGTGTCTGACCAGCCGCGGCGGCAGATGTCGGTGATCGTAGAAGGCAAAAAAATCACCGCGGTGCAGGCGGGATATGCTACACCGGCGGCCGGCGATAAAGTCATCGACCTGAAACAGCAAACCGTGATGCCAGGCTGGATGGACATGCATGTGCACCTGGAAGCCGAAACCAGCAAAACCCTGTATGCCGATAAGTTCACACAAAACCCCGCCGACCTTGCCTACATGAGCGTACGCTACGCGGAACGCACACTGATGACGGGTTTCACCACCGTGCGCGACCTTGGTGGCACGGGTGTCAACATCGCGCTGCGCAACGCCATCAACAAAGGCCTTATTACCGGCCCGAGGATATTTACCGCGGGTAAGTCCATCGCCACCACCGGCGGCCATGCAGACCCCACCAACGGTTTCCGGAAAGACCTGATGGGCGACCCCGGTCCTGAAGCCGGGGTGGCCAACGGCCCCGACGAATGCCGGAAAGCCGTGCGCCAGGCGTATAAAAACGGCGCCGACCTCATCAAGATCACCGCCACGGGTGGCGTACTGAGCGTGGCCAAAGACGGCAGCAGTCCACAGTTTACCGACGAGGAGCTGGCCGCCATCGTGAGCACCGCCCGTGATTATAATATGAAGGTGGCCGCGCACGCGCACGGCACCGAAGGTATCAAACGCGCCATCCGTGCGGGCGTAAACTCCATTGAGCACGGCACACAGATGGATGAGGAAGGCATGAGCCTGGCCATCAAAAACGGCACCTGGTATGTACCCACCATCACGGCGGGCCGCTCCGTGGCAGACTCTGCCAAAATTCCCGGCTATTACCCCGAGATCGTGAAACCCAAAGCGCAGGCCATCGGCCCACAGATACAGGGCACCTTTTCCAAAGCCTGGAAAAAGGGCGTGAAAATCGCCTTCGGCACAGATGCCGGGGTGTTCATGCACGGACGCAACTGGCTGGAATTTACCTATATGACCGAAGGCGGCATGCCCGCTATGGATGCCATCAAATCCGCCACCAGCAAAGCGGCCGAACTGCTCGGCGTGCAGGACCAGCTGGGCAGCATCGCGCCCGGCAAAACGGCGGATTTTACGGCGGTAGACGGCGACCCGCTCAAAGACATACAGGCCATGGGAAAGGTGAGCTTCGTGATGAAAGACGGCTTGATTTTTAAACACGGAACTGCTAACTTGTTGTCCGTTCAAAACAATAAAACCATGGCCGACACAAAAAAATTCGTGCACGTTGTCAATTTCTACCTGAAACCGGGCCTTTCCGCCGCGGACGTGAAGAAATTTGAAGAAGGCGTGAGCTCATTAGGAAAAATAGAAACGCTGCTGGTGTTCAATGTGGGTAAACCCGCCAATACCGACCGGCCCGTAATAGACAAAAGCTACAGCTACTGCCTGCTCACCGTTTTTAACAGTGAAGCCGGTCATGATATTTACCAGGAGCATCCCGTGCACCTGGAGTTCATCAAAAACTGCAATCACCTCTGGGAGAAAGTAGTGGTGTTCGATTCGGAAACGATCGGACAATAA
- a CDS encoding DUF4836 family protein, whose amino-acid sequence MKRMFSRALLLLSGIAVLLLSACSKAPEQGKHIPKTAALVLGINSKQIQEKLVTEGLTVDKLFEAVQQKDTSNEMAKALKEAENSGVDLKGDVFVAMVPGDKGNGYVMAVAKLKDAAKFETFLKEKSKKEIKAGKDFKFMEDEDGAVGFNNETIIGVFSFDANKFGGDAYGPENDPFAALGDSAAPAAPKAPEKANAPEILDGLFHLKADESVGTIESFKAVQKEKGDVLFWMSSEQIYAFNPGTPSGVAALVSTNVKKLTAGSFQTAAVHFENGKIKVNSNAYAGTEMKEIMKKYPMEKVNMSMLETYPSDNVLGFVLMNFDLRMLGDILKLVGMDGFANMGLAEAGITLDDVLKAFKGEFALIGSDFSVVSQPSAWDSTYKTTKPQAKWVFNLKVGDKAAFEKIMSSPRIAPMFTKKGNEYVPNEGLSGEMGVSISNERILLSSDAELMAAYAAGKGKVKLDEGIESKAKGNVMSMYFSIEKMVNNIPAEEMKVPDSVLNDIKGLLKDFTVATEPYNGTSQKSTIELNFKNEGQNTLVQLANFTQKMYSYYLSKKKEDEAAWGEPAIDSAAVAVPVDTTAAAVAQ is encoded by the coding sequence ATGAAACGAATGTTTTCAAGGGCACTCCTTCTTTTATCGGGAATTGCCGTGTTGTTGTTGTCAGCCTGTTCCAAAGCGCCTGAGCAGGGCAAGCACATCCCTAAAACCGCCGCCCTGGTATTAGGCATCAATTCCAAACAAATTCAGGAGAAACTGGTAACAGAAGGCCTGACTGTCGATAAACTGTTCGAAGCCGTACAACAGAAAGATACGAGCAACGAAATGGCGAAAGCCCTGAAAGAAGCCGAGAACTCCGGCGTGGACCTGAAAGGCGACGTTTTTGTGGCCATGGTACCCGGCGACAAAGGCAACGGTTATGTGATGGCGGTAGCCAAACTGAAAGACGCTGCCAAGTTCGAAACGTTCCTGAAAGAAAAATCCAAAAAAGAGATCAAAGCGGGTAAAGACTTCAAATTCATGGAAGACGAAGACGGCGCGGTAGGTTTCAACAACGAAACCATCATCGGCGTATTCTCCTTTGACGCTAATAAATTCGGCGGCGACGCTTACGGCCCGGAAAACGATCCGTTTGCAGCCCTGGGCGACTCCGCTGCTCCCGCAGCGCCTAAAGCCCCGGAAAAAGCCAACGCGCCTGAAATCCTGGACGGCCTCTTCCACCTGAAAGCGGATGAGTCTGTAGGCACCATCGAATCGTTCAAAGCGGTTCAGAAAGAAAAAGGCGATGTACTGTTCTGGATGAGCAGCGAGCAGATCTACGCTTTCAACCCCGGTACTCCTTCCGGCGTGGCCGCATTGGTATCTACCAACGTGAAAAAACTCACCGCAGGTTCATTCCAGACCGCCGCTGTGCATTTCGAAAACGGCAAAATCAAAGTAAACAGCAATGCCTATGCCGGTACCGAAATGAAAGAGATCATGAAGAAATACCCCATGGAGAAAGTGAACATGAGCATGCTGGAAACATATCCTTCAGACAATGTACTCGGTTTCGTGCTGATGAATTTTGACCTGCGCATGCTGGGCGACATTCTCAAACTGGTAGGAATGGACGGTTTTGCCAACATGGGCCTCGCCGAAGCAGGCATCACCCTCGATGATGTGCTGAAAGCTTTCAAAGGCGAATTCGCCCTGATCGGCTCAGACTTCAGCGTGGTAAGCCAGCCCTCCGCATGGGATTCTACCTATAAAACCACCAAACCCCAGGCTAAATGGGTATTCAACCTGAAAGTAGGCGACAAGGCGGCTTTTGAAAAAATCATGAGCTCTCCCCGCATCGCGCCGATGTTCACCAAAAAAGGCAACGAATATGTGCCGAACGAAGGCCTCTCCGGCGAAATGGGCGTTTCCATCAGCAACGAGCGCATCCTGCTGAGCTCCGATGCCGAACTGATGGCCGCTTACGCTGCCGGCAAAGGCAAAGTGAAACTCGACGAGGGTATCGAAAGCAAAGCAAAAGGAAATGTGATGAGCATGTACTTCAGCATCGAAAAAATGGTGAACAACATTCCTGCCGAAGAAATGAAAGTGCCGGACAGCGTGCTGAACGACATCAAAGGCCTGCTGAAAGACTTCACGGTTGCCACCGAGCCCTACAACGGCACTTCCCAGAAATCGACCATCGAGCTGAACTTCAAAAACGAAGGACAGAATACGCTGGTACAGCTGGCGAACTTCACCCAGAAAATGTACAGCTACTATCTTTCCAAAAAGAAAGAAGACGAAGCTGCATGGGGTGAGCCGGCCATCGACTCCGCCGCCGTGGCAGTACCGGTAGATACAACCGCTGCCGCCGTTGCGCAATAA
- a CDS encoding YciI family protein, whose amino-acid sequence MYLILLQYIRPLAAIEHYLEAHNAFLEKQYKEGRFILSGRRKPRTGAVILCKAGSRREVEAILAEDPFDKYQLAVYDIIEFEPNTYELADVSS is encoded by the coding sequence ATGTACCTGATCCTGCTACAGTACATCAGGCCCCTGGCTGCCATCGAGCATTACCTGGAGGCCCACAACGCCTTCCTGGAAAAACAGTACAAGGAAGGCCGTTTCATCCTTTCCGGGCGCAGAAAGCCGCGCACAGGGGCAGTTATTCTTTGTAAGGCAGGCAGCCGGCGCGAGGTGGAGGCCATTCTGGCCGAAGACCCGTTCGACAAATACCAGCTGGCCGTGTATGACATCATTGAGTTCGAGCCGAACACTTATGAACTGGCCGATGTAAGTTCCTGA
- a CDS encoding DUF3857 domain-containing protein, translating into MYRLLFLAALLLAPCLLRAQSKNISASPAPSWLALYQPDLTRKVNAKDFSDGYYQLLYEEQHHIEKKTVYRHIIRQIESEAGIQNGSEISVDYSPEYEKLQFHQILIRRNGQVINQLNLSRIKVLQQEEELSMFIYSGQYNAYLILEDVRKGDQIEYAYSIIGENPIFNGLYSNTLYLTVYEPVANFYKALIAAPARPLHFKYYQGAPRPVEKMLNGLRLYEWDLSNKVFRLKPEDYQPSWYADFPYVDISEFTDWAAVARWGASVNNVPMNGNEVANRIVRLRKQAGNDTAKYFEAAIRFVQDDIRYMGIEMGEYSHRPNTPEKVCRQRFGDCKDKALLLTTLLRAQGIEADVAYVHTDLRGHIADRLPSPARFNHVIVKARYRDVDYWIDATQAYQRGRLHNRYNPLFRKALLVKEGITALSDIPVKNTGTLDVTELFTIHSIENDTAQLLVTSIYKGMQADIFRASSANSALSDMETSYTEFYSKKYGKVEMRDSIRISDNDSANVISVSESYTIYEPWTIDSANGMMQSFTTPAHILTSKLVFIDKGRKTPVALEFPMNVQHSIIITLPQEWQVAQEKIDIRREGYRFISKPAAVMNSVQLRYSFESTMDHIPREDLDQYRQDMNALNDAANISLTWRPGAGDTAAAGGRWAGGVNWLAILLALAAAAFFAQLGTKYYKRSLPSSYPVQQPWDIGSWLILLAIGVVISPFRVVTTVFGLEVFQGNVWMNLPATFSGKNISLIQAFLLLEVICNVFLLAVTIFNLLLFFRKRDIFPRVFSFMLAFNVVWAFVDFGIADALTGSNNFTDQFSTLLSAILPAAIWIPVMQLSKRVKHTFTLPYESA; encoded by the coding sequence ATGTACCGATTGTTATTCCTTGCCGCTCTCTTGCTGGCGCCATGCCTTCTCAGAGCCCAGTCCAAAAATATTTCTGCATCGCCCGCTCCATCGTGGCTGGCGCTTTATCAACCCGACCTCACCCGTAAAGTAAACGCCAAAGATTTCAGCGACGGCTACTATCAGCTGCTGTATGAAGAGCAACACCACATTGAAAAGAAAACCGTTTACCGCCATATCATCCGCCAGATAGAATCCGAAGCAGGCATACAAAATGGTTCGGAAATCAGCGTCGACTACAGCCCGGAATATGAAAAGCTGCAGTTCCACCAGATTCTGATCCGCCGCAACGGCCAGGTGATCAACCAGCTCAACCTGTCTCGTATCAAAGTACTGCAACAGGAAGAAGAGCTGTCGATGTTCATATATAGCGGACAGTACAACGCCTATCTTATCCTGGAAGATGTGCGAAAGGGCGATCAGATCGAATATGCCTATTCCATTATTGGAGAAAATCCCATTTTTAATGGTCTCTACTCCAACACCCTTTACCTGACGGTGTATGAACCGGTCGCCAATTTTTATAAAGCGCTCATCGCGGCGCCGGCGCGGCCGCTTCATTTCAAATATTACCAGGGCGCACCCCGTCCGGTAGAAAAAATGCTGAACGGTCTGCGCCTGTATGAGTGGGATTTAAGCAATAAAGTTTTCCGCCTGAAGCCGGAAGACTATCAGCCTTCGTGGTATGCAGATTTCCCCTACGTAGACATCAGTGAGTTTACAGACTGGGCTGCGGTGGCTCGCTGGGGCGCATCGGTCAATAACGTGCCGATGAACGGGAACGAGGTGGCGAACAGGATTGTCCGGCTCAGGAAACAGGCTGGCAACGATACCGCGAAGTATTTCGAGGCGGCCATCCGGTTTGTGCAGGATGACATCCGCTACATGGGTATTGAAATGGGAGAATATTCACACCGCCCCAATACGCCGGAAAAAGTGTGCAGGCAACGTTTCGGCGATTGCAAAGACAAAGCGCTGCTGCTGACGACGCTGCTTCGGGCGCAGGGCATTGAAGCAGACGTCGCCTATGTACACACTGATTTAAGAGGGCATATTGCAGACCGCCTCCCTTCCCCCGCACGATTTAATCATGTGATCGTAAAGGCCCGTTACAGGGATGTCGACTACTGGATAGATGCCACCCAGGCCTACCAGCGTGGCCGCCTGCATAACCGCTATAATCCTTTATTCAGAAAAGCGCTGCTCGTAAAGGAAGGCATCACCGCCCTTTCAGACATCCCTGTGAAAAACACCGGGACGCTCGACGTTACGGAGCTCTTCACTATCCACAGCATTGAAAACGACACTGCGCAACTGCTGGTTACCAGCATTTATAAAGGCATGCAGGCGGACATCTTTCGCGCCTCATCCGCCAATTCCGCTCTCAGTGATATGGAAACCTCCTATACCGAATTCTACAGCAAAAAGTATGGGAAGGTGGAAATGCGCGACTCCATCCGGATTTCCGACAACGATTCGGCGAATGTGATTTCCGTATCTGAATCTTATACCATTTACGAACCGTGGACGATTGATAGCGCAAACGGCATGATGCAATCTTTCACGACCCCTGCTCACATATTGACCAGTAAGCTGGTGTTTATCGACAAAGGCAGAAAAACACCCGTGGCGCTTGAATTCCCGATGAACGTGCAACATTCGATCATCATAACCCTCCCCCAGGAATGGCAGGTGGCACAGGAAAAGATCGATATCCGGCGTGAAGGATACCGCTTTATCTCGAAACCGGCCGCCGTAATGAATTCAGTGCAGCTGCGTTATTCTTTCGAGTCCACAATGGACCATATCCCCCGGGAAGACCTGGATCAGTACCGGCAGGATATGAATGCCCTGAATGATGCCGCCAACATCAGTCTTACCTGGCGGCCCGGCGCGGGCGACACGGCGGCCGCCGGCGGCCGTTGGGCGGGAGGCGTCAATTGGCTGGCGATACTGCTGGCGCTCGCAGCGGCAGCCTTTTTTGCACAGCTGGGCACAAAGTATTATAAGCGTTCCCTACCCTCATCCTATCCCGTACAGCAGCCATGGGACATCGGGAGCTGGCTGATTCTGCTGGCGATCGGTGTGGTGATTTCTCCGTTTCGTGTAGTGACTACGGTTTTCGGACTCGAAGTATTCCAGGGCAACGTATGGATGAACCTTCCGGCTACTTTCAGCGGCAAGAATATCTCTCTCATCCAGGCATTTCTGCTGCTGGAAGTGATCTGTAATGTGTTTTTACTGGCCGTTACGATTTTTAACCTGCTGCTGTTTTTCCGCAAACGGGATATTTTCCCGAGAGTGTTTTCTTTTATGCTGGCTTTTAATGTGGTGTGGGCTTTCGTCGATTTCGGCATAGCAGACGCACTGACGGGCAGCAATAATTTCACCGATCAGTTCTCCACGCTGCTTTCCGCGATTTTACCGGCGGCCATCTGGATACCGGTGATGCAGCTATCTAAACGGGTGAAGCATACTTTCACGCTTCCTTACGAATCCGCATAA